A window of Panicum virgatum strain AP13 chromosome 8K, P.virgatum_v5, whole genome shotgun sequence contains these coding sequences:
- the LOC120646135 gene encoding uncharacterized protein LOC120646135, whose translation MNESSSQKVADAWKAWMHFLLTDFPSLGTFITKDYEKADLKKSKKEREESMTERFAGYQRLCLFGLGSMFWSSVTSVLADIEQKQKDNPDWKNWTGYYFIYSAVALLLMLVGLAASTFTDTCWFAPSLAGLGALQAVIFVLGAFHIDSLKYHSNVDQCYHFMIGFAVAVIFFWGWSIQDPMPLHIISKLIVWLIGIICYGVWLLLHQIYLLMKWFFSCLGGVSFSSWEYIWTGENSIKNRLVAWYRRTYERLPQHAV comes from the exons ATGAATGAATCTTCTTCGCAGAAGGTGGCAGATGCTTGGAAAGCATGGATGCATTTCTTGTTAACTGATTTTCCAAGCCTGGGGACATTTATTACCAAAGATTATGAGAAAGCAGATCTCAAGAAGTCAAAGAAAGAG AGGGAGGAATCCATGACAGAGAGATTTGCGGGCTACCAGAGGCTATGTCTTTTTGGGTTGGGCTCAATGTTCTGGAGCAGTGTCACCAGTGTACTTGCTGATATtgaacaaaaacaaaaagaCAACCCAGATTGGAAAAATTGGACTGGATATTATTTCATTTACTCTGCTGTTGCCCTATTGCTTATGCTCGTTGGATTGGCGGCATCAACATTCACTGACACTTGTTGGTTTGCACCATCTTTGGCTGGGTTGGGAGCTCTACAAGCTGTTATATTTGTGCTGGGCGCCTTTCATATTGATTCTCTCAAGTATCATTCAAATGTTGACCAGTGTTACCACTTTATGATTGGGTTCGCGGTAGCAGTTATCTTTTTCTGGGGATGGAGCATCCAGGACCCTATG CCCCTTCATATAATTTCAAAGTTAATTGTCTGGCTCATTGGCATCATTTGTTATGGTGTTTGGCTTCTTCTACACCAGATTTATCTGTTGATGAAATGGTTTTTCAG TTGTCTTGGAGGAGTCAGCTTTTCTTCCTGGGAGTATATTTGGACTGGCGAGAACTCGATCAAGAACCGTCTGGTAGCTTGGTACCGCAG AACGTATGAGAGACTACCACAGCATGCAGTGTAG